A window of Lodderomyces elongisporus chromosome 8, complete sequence genomic DNA:
GATAATCAAATTGgggtggaaaaaaaaaagacaaaaaatttCAGTGTCCGAGAACGAATGAAATTTTATTGACTAACCAACGCGAATCTCATTGGCTGAaggaacgaaaaaaaaaaataaagaaagagagaaagagaaagtaagaacaaaaacataTTGTAAGAATGCTAAATGTTAATTTATGCAATGCCTCAAAGGCTAATGTGCCTTGTGTTACTATTGAAATTGAGTACTCCATCCTATTcttctctatttttcttcaaaataaaccagttttttgtaacatacatacaaagggacaacaaaagtaaaaaaaaaaaattggagcTGACTCTGTTTATTATTCTCACACACAGTATATGCACGTAGGTGAAAAATCATGCAAGTGCTACCAGCTGCAAATTTTCTCTACCAATCCTTtgtccaaaaaaaattaaaaaaaacaaaaacaaaaattaccTGATCTTTAGTCTCTTCTgtaactttcttttttgcaagcCGTACATCAACAAACAGGTTTCCATCTACAACATTTTACCATCCAGCTAAGAGAAAATAGTTCAAAGAgccaagaaaaaaaatgaacatcaacttcaaacaaacaaacaaacaaacaaactcCCGTACTTTGATTGAATAGATAGCTTCCAAACACTCTCACCTCCATCATACATTTTcataatttatatatatatttattttagtTGTTAGGCAGAAGCATACCCGCTAGTTCACTCACCATTTTCTATTCGGGAAAGCGCTTCACAATGCAAAGCACATCATTCCTAGGTCTCTAATAGTCACAGTTACTTAATTAACCAtaggaaataaaataattaaacTATAACAATTTCAATCAAAATTGTATACAAATTGTACACAAATTGTATACATCACATTAAAGGAAGAATATGATGGAGAATAATAtcaaacaagcaaaaaaaatcaggagaagaaaagggatTCTTGACGATGTGctgtatatttgtatatatatatataaaggaTTGATGAGATCCCATTTCTCATGAGCtaattttccttttcttcttttggttctttcttttcttctctttttctttttcttttttgttctttgggTTCTCATTTGATTACAatcatacatacatacatacatacttCATATCAACCTTAGATTCAAGgataatagtagtagtagtgctAGTGGCGGTGAACGAGATATACTTGTATTTGACACACTTTAGCCAAGAGAGATTGATACTACTAGATTCCCACAAaggttttatttttttcttattttcccaataaaaaaaaaaaatacaaagaaacaagaacattttcaaaaaaaaatataaatacttcataaaaaagaagaaaaaggatgAATAGTGTATTAACATTATTCATTGTAACCTTGTCCATCTTGTTGGGTGGTGCAAATGCAGAAACACATACTTGGTGGTTTAAGACCACTTATGTGAATGCCAACCCCGATGGTGTGTTTGAACGTCCCATGATTGGTTTTAATGACTCATGGCCATTACCTACCCTCAGAGTAAAGAAGGGCGACAGAGTCCAAATATACTTAACCAATGGTTTTGATGACAGAAACACCTCGTTGCATGTCCACGGATTGTTCCAAAAAGGTACTAATCAGATGGATGGACCAGAGATGGTTACCCAATGTCCTATTCCACCAGGAGAAACATTTTTGTACAATTTTACTGTTGATGATCAAGTTGGTACTTATTGGTACCACTCCCACACAATTGGCCAATACGGTGATGGTATGAGAGGTGTCTTTATcattgaagatgacgatTTCCCATACGACTATGATGAGGAAGTTGTGATGACACTTGGTGAACACTATCACGAAAGCGCTGATGTCTTGATCCCCAAATTCATGTCTAGATTCAACCCCACTGGTGCCGAGCCCATTCCTGCAAATTTCTTGGTCAATGAAACCAGAAACAATACCTGGAAGGTTGAGCCAAACAAGACATATTTGTTGAGGATTATCAACACTGGTGGATTTGTGTCACAGTACCTTTGGATGGAGGACCATGACTTTACcattgttgaagttgatggTGTATATgtagaaaaaaacactactgATTTGCTTTATATCACCGTTGCTCAAAGATATTCTGTCTTGATCACCACCAAGAATTCAACCGATAAAAATTATGCAATGATGAATAGAGTCGATATCGACATGTTGGACTTGATTCCAGACGACTTGGAATTGAATGGTACCAATTACATTGTGTATGATGAAAAGaagtttgaagaagaaaagcccAAACCATACTTGTTGGACTCGATTGATGATTTCTTTGACGATTTCTACTTGAAGCCACtctcaaaagaaaagttgcTCGATGATGCTGACTACACCATCACCATTGATGTTCAAATGGATAACTTGAATGATGGTGTCAATTATGcctttttcaacaatatcaCATACACTAGACCCAAGATTCCAACTTTGCTCACTGCATTATCTGCTGGTGAATTTGCCACCAATGAGTTGGTTTACGGTACAAACACCAATACATTTGTCTTGGAAAAAGATGATGTTATTGACATTGTGCTTAACAACTTGGATACCGGTAAGCATCCATTCCATTTGCATGGACACGTTTTCCAATTGATTGAGAGACACGAGAGTATTGATGATGACCAGGACCCAGTGCTTTTTGACGCTTCAAACCACGCTGAAAGACCAGAGTATCCAATGCTTAGGGATACTGTTTATGTGAACCCACAATCATACATTGTGATGAGATTTAGAGCTGATAACCCAGGTCTCTGGATGTTCCACTGCCATATTGAGTGGCATTTGGACCAAGGTTTGGCCATTGTCCTTGTTGAAGATCCATTAACCTTGCAACAAACCAAATCTCAACAATTGACTGAAAACCACAAGGATATCTGTAGAAAGGCTGGTATTCCTTTGGAAGGTAATGCTGCGGCAAATGCAGAAAACTTTTTGGACTTGACTGGTGAAAatattcaacaaaagagaTTACCAACTGGGTTTACTGCCAGAGGTATTGTTGCCTTGGTGTTTtcttgtgttgctggtatCCTTGGATTGGCTGCAATTGCATTCTACGGTATGCAAGATATCACGGATGTTGAGGAGAGAGTTGCTAGAGATTTGGATGTTGATTTCGATGAGGAAGGCGACGATGATTATATCTCAGAAGATGTTGCAAAAGACTCCAACAATTCATTAGTTGGAGATTCCAGTAGAAGAATTTGAGACAGCTCCAATTTTTTCCCAAAGCTGTAAAGCATCTCCTATCTACCCTAGCTTACACTTTTATTTACCATTATATCTATATGATTCCGAAGCTATGTACATAAAGTTCAAGACAcgataaaaaaatatgtgTGTGCGTGAAAAAGTTTGACCAAAAATGATCTGTTAAAGATGGTGAAGCTCTTTCTTGAACTAGTTGTTTTGGATGGATTGTACATGCTAAAGAATGAATTGATTATGAAGTTGATGGGAAAAACTAGGGTATGAAGATGTTTATTACAAATTTGAAACGCAACTGTAATGACTCCCCACTTCGCTGCCCCCCAATAtaacaatgatgatgatgatgacgtgAAGATAATGAAGATTATGAAGATAATGAAGAATTTTTggataaataaaaagtgaTTGTTGATAATTACTTGAGAATGCCCCCATAAACCCCCCCTCCCTCCCCCAGCtacctcctcctcctttactatatttttatttttcaaatttagtctatttttttttattacttaTATAAGTActgtatatttttttaacttttaATACAATTTGCCCGTATTGATCAAATAGTCTGGTAATTGtggtagcagtagtagcaACAGATAATTGTGCTTTATTAAGCAGAAAGAATGAGAGAATATTTTGATGCCATCATAATGACTGCCATTTGGTATTCACGAAAAATACTTTATTTGCAATGCATGATTCGTATATTTGTTCTATATACATGTTTCCCAGaagatttttctttttctttttttcttggaAAGGGTCTCTTGGCTGCTAGATTTGAGACCTTGcaaaaatatcaaaacTTTTCATCAAACCTCCTTTTTCACATCATCAAACTTTATGCACTTGAACTAATTGAACTACCAATTTGCATTCTAAGCCTCATTTTTGCagcaaccaaaaaaaagaaaaaaaagagtcaTAAATCTGGAAACAACTTGTTGTATTGAGTGCATTGACCTTACTGGCTAGAGAACCGGGCTACTGTCTGCGTGATGAAATTTCATTACGGTTATTAGCTCGCGCACAccactttttattttaagcCACCAActattgtttttcattttctcaCTATTTTTCTAAAGAAAATTTAATTGCTGGATTTGTAATGCATAAATACATTTATTATTGATAGTCAATTAAGAACACATTAATGGAAgctgaaaagaaaaacaataccTTGTCAATTAATGTAACATCATGGAAACAAAGACAGAGGTTATGGATCATATAGCTTAGTGGAGAGATGGGCCCCGTGCGTTAAAGGcactttccaaaaaaaaaacaataaaataatGGTCATATTTGTTTAGTGtctgtaaaaaaaatatgtcaatttccattttttaattgattgttgaacaaagaaaaggcaCCAATTAAGCTATGAAGCATTTATTGTAATGTACTAATAGTGGCattagtaataataatatactTTGACACAGTGTCATACAACATATTGTCTTTTCTCATAAATTTTATCACCACCAGTGCAAGATATTCAACGAGGAGGGAAAGTATTCATTTGTATTGAACCTACTCCCCCTCCTCCCATCTCATCTTACCATGAATGGCAACATAACCCTCTAAGTTCTATTTAAAAATTACTGTGTCTTCTTTATGaacttcttcatcaataaaCATTCATTAACTATTCGTAACTTCAATCGCATCAAATGAAACACTACAAATTGTGTAGAAGCTATTGGAAATGTATTAACCTCAGTTGCATTATCAGATGAAtccaacaaaaaacttaattaaaaaaaaaaattaaatttttttttttttttaaaattctCATCAGTTGAATGCagacatttttttctttctttcttcttctttcattcatttTCTCTATCTCTGACACCCTCATCATCCCATTCAAAGCCACCGGGGacataataaaataaaatcaacaacaacagaaacaaacaatttagttttttcaaaaaaaaaaaaaaagaattgtgCCCTATGCATATtttaaatacaaaaattcCCAATCAGCTATTCGTCAACCTCCGCTTTTATTGTACTGTAAAGCTTTACCGAACTTTAGGTTATGAAAACAATTAAGCAAAGCCTAGTATAACCCAAGCTAGTTTGTGCTtcggttttttttttctttgtttttttctttgttttttatatacattttttttttgtctgatATAACTTCACGGCTCAAAATGAtcaatacaa
This region includes:
- the FET3_1 gene encoding ferroxidase fet3 (CAZy:AA1) translates to MNSVLTLFIVTLSILLGGANAETHTWWFKTTYVNANPDGVFERPMIGFNDSWPLPTLRVKKGDRVQIYLTNGFDDRNTSLHVHGLFQKGTNQMDGPEMVTQCPIPPGETFLYNFTVDDQVGTYWYHSHTIGQYGDGMRGVFIIEDDDFPYDYDEEVVMTLGEHYHESADVLIPKFMSRFNPTGAEPIPANFLVNETRNNTWKVEPNKTYLLRIINTGGFVSQYLWMEDHDFTIVEVDGVYVEKNTTDLLYITVAQRYSVLITTKNSTDKNYAMMNRVDIDMLDLIPDDLELNGTNYIVYDEKKFEEEKPKPYLLDSIDDFFDDFYLKPLSKEKLLDDADYTITIDVQMDNLNDGVNYAFFNNITYTRPKIPTLLTALSAGEFATNELVYGTNTNTFVLEKDDVIDIVLNNLDTGKHPFHLHGHVFQLIERHESIDDDQDPVLFDASNHAERPEYPMLRDTVYVNPQSYIVMRFRADNPGLWMFHCHIEWHLDQGLAIVLVEDPLTLQQTKSQQLTENHKDICRKAGIPLEGNAAANAENFLDLTGENIQQKRLPTGFTARGIVALVFSCVAGILGLAAIAFYGMQDITDVEERVARDLDVDFDEEGDDDYISEDVAKDSNNSLVGDSSRRI